GTAGTCGTCTTGGAATGAAAGAACAGcaccaaaagcaaacaaaacaattatcaacTTGCATGGCGGGAAAGTCACGTTATGGTTTCGTTTAAGTGTATTGTCACCATAACTACTCGGACACGGgattgctccacaatgttgtgttgcCAACCAAACAGGAGCATGTAAACACCTTCTCAGGTGAAATAAAGCAGAAACTTGACACACGCTATGCAAGTGTTTGAAtacgtttaaatgtgtttaaagcgtaTAGGAGGGgtaaaaccattttaaaatgttttattatattgtttgtttgtataaggAGAGACACAAAAACATATACAACTAAGAACAGGCAAGTATCATAGTGTTTGTAGCAAATGCTAATTTAATATGGTCTCTGTATTACAGACTTTCATctattgcaggtgggtctggatGGTATCCCCTGCATGTGTTACAAAGCCCTCCCCCCAATCTACCATTGAGTAAATAAAGTGGTAGCAGGACTTATGAGTCACCCAatttacgagtttttcgaggAGGGAGCGGTCGCTCagcagatttgtttttattttgggttgCGGGAAAAAAAGTTACGGGACGCTGCGAGCTAAATTCACAACAAGCAGAAGTTTCATATTGATAGGTAACAATTCTTGAAAACAGACGCTAAGTGCTTGCTTCGagttgtttattgccactcccagttgaggttcactgaaaaacttaacaaaacaaaaacaagacaataacGTGGATTTAACCAAACTACAATTACAAAGGTCCGCTAGTTTAATgccaacacacaatgcaaaacgccagaGATACGATTGAAACTTACTGTTGTTGCTGAAGGCAAAAGAGCTGCTCTCCCTCATGGTCTCATTGCCGCTGTCGGACAGCGTCCTCTCCGGGCGCGAGACGACGggccgcttcttcttcttgctccgGCGCGTGCTGATGCGGATGATGCCGCGCACCAGCCGACACTCGGCCTCCTGCTCGTCCATCTGGTGCTCCTCGGCAAGCGAGTTGATGAGCTGGTTGATGGCCTTGCTCTTGCGCAGGAACACAGAGTCCGTGGTGCAGCGGGCCAACTCCTCGATCTGGTACTCGGTGTAGAGCTCCAGCAGCTTCTTGGTGATCAGCGAGTCCACGTTCTCCTCGCCGTCCTCCCAGTCGTCCAGTTGTATGACCTCCTGCAGGGAAGGGTGGCACGGCTGCGTTTGTGGCACGTACGTCACAGAGTCGTAGTCGATGTAATCCCTCGGGCTGTCCACTTTGACACCGCCGATGCAGACGTCGCCCAGCCAGTCCGCGTCGTCTTCCTTCTCCTCTTGGCGCACCGCCGGATTGTCAGCGCGGAGGCTCAGCTTTTCCGGTTCCTCCGGGACGCTCTCTTTGGGCGCCAGACACGGGGCTCGCAGGCAAACTCTGTACAGGCCGCACGTCAGGACGCTACACATTAAAGTCCCGCAAGCCTTCGGAGAAGCGCAGGGATTGCAGGTTTGAGTGGCACGGGGTGGCGCGGCCGAGGAAGGCAGGAAGGTGTCGCACTCCTTCCCGTTTGAGTCTTTCTGAGGGGATTCCAGCTCTGGCTCGACAGGGTCCACGCAGCGCTCCTCGTAGGACCAAGACCCCCGGCTGCCGGTCTGGCTCGGTCCTCGCTTGTAGCTGCCAGGCCTCGAGCTTTCTTTCGTGCTGTCCGC
This window of the Phyllopteryx taeniolatus isolate TA_2022b chromosome 21, UOR_Ptae_1.2, whole genome shotgun sequence genome carries:
- the kdf1b gene encoding uncharacterized protein kdf1b; this translates as MSVGSADSTKESSRPGSYKRGPSQTGSRGSWSYEERCVDPVEPELESPQKDSNGKECDTFLPSSAAPPRATQTCNPCASPKACGTLMCSVLTCGLYRVCLRAPCLAPKESVPEEPEKLSLRADNPAVRQEEKEDDADWLGDVCIGGVKVDSPRDYIDYDSVTYVPQTQPCHPSLQEVIQLDDWEDGEENVDSLITKKLLELYTEYQIEELARCTTDSVFLRKSKAINQLINSLAEEHQMDEQEAECRLVRGIIRISTRRSKKKKRPVVSRPERTLSDSGNETMRESSSFAFSNNNDYKSNPNIQISELTSSDKCARDIWRNNGGRTSSSTSTSYSPSHTETDSSGVPLIRTSVRT